One stretch of Lycium ferocissimum isolate CSIRO_LF1 unplaced genomic scaffold, AGI_CSIRO_Lferr_CH_V1 ctg13833, whole genome shotgun sequence DNA includes these proteins:
- the LOC132042174 gene encoding kirola-like has product MCPVHIQSAELLEGDFGTVGCKVCWKYTHDEKDMISKQITEAMDEEKKTMIVREFEGDLVNEYENWKLTLHVNAEGEKNLVCWTMEYERPNENIPELTNLLQFIIDFTKAVDDHHVKQN; this is encoded by the exons ATGTGCCCAGTGCATATACAAAGTGCTGAGCTTCTTGAAGGAGATTTTGGAACTGTTGGCTGCAAAGTTTGTTGGAAGTATACCCATG ATGAGAAAGACATGATTTCCAAGCAGATAACTGAAGCTAtggatgaagaaaaaaagactaTGATAGTAAGGGAATTTGAAGGAGatttagtgaatgaatatgaaaactgGAAGTTAACTCTCCATGTTAATGCAGAAGGTGAAAAGAATTTAGTCTGTTGGACTATGGAGTATGAAAGGCCCAATGAGAACATCCCTGAACTAACAAATCTGTTGCAGTTTATTATTGATTTTACCAAAGCTGTTGATGACCACCATGTCAAGCAAAATTGA